TCCAAGAGTGCATTTTCTCTTATGTGTGGGTTTAATTTAGGAGAAAGGCAACAATAGCAATGAGGCATACTTACAATTAACAGTGTGCCACTTCTTTGACGCCGTCACTTCACCCTCTCTATGCACAAAGCAGGTTAATTCGTCATTTTTTGGAGAAACTGGGAGAAATAGGCTGTTTATAAGAGTGTTGTTCACATTCATTAAGGTGCTCTGCCAGCTGTTCTGGCTACCTCCAGACCAGGTTAAATTTAAGTCTTTTCCACATTCTGTAGTGCAGGTAAGGACACAAGTCAAAGTGAGATTATCATCTGCTGGTCCGTGCTCTGTAGAGACTATAAAGGCAAACATGGGAGGAAATGTTTTAACAGCAAATATAGCACGTCATGTTCATGTTCTGGCACTTAGATTGTTAACACTCACCATCGAGGGTGTGCAGTCTGATTCTGTTTAACACCGTTTGCTGACCAGAGGACTCTGAACACTGGTAGTCCCCAGCATGCACAGCACTCACTTTGCTAATAACCAGTGATGAGTCTTTATTGACATGATAAGCCTCAGTTTGGCCTTTATAAGGTGATGCATCATCTGTCAGCGTCCTTTCACCCACAGCCCACTTCATGCGGCCGCCCACAAGCAGAGAGGAAGTGTTGCTACAAGAGAGTGACACTGACTCACCCGCTGCAGCAAACACTTCCTCTATGCCATCTGAGGAAATGGGGAGCTCTGGTCAAACTTTGCACGTCTTATGGTTCTTTTAGAGTACACTAAAGTGGAGTTTAGCCTACCTTGTAGTGTTGTTGTATACATGATGGCGGCTTTAACTGTGCTGTTTTGAGTCAGCTGGCATTTCCATTTTCTGTGATGATCCGTCAGTCTTTTAGTGATGATCAGTTTAGAGAAGCATTCAGAGGGATTTTCAAAGCGAAATCTTTTCCCGTTTAATGGTGTATTGTCTTCAGTGCTC
This DNA window, taken from Epinephelus moara isolate mb chromosome 6, YSFRI_EMoa_1.0, whole genome shotgun sequence, encodes the following:
- the LOC126392493 gene encoding uncharacterized protein LOC126392493, which encodes MVFISVLRLCLLCLTQAAAGLQSLDHSVMFALLGGDITLPCGIPSLKSCSSVNWNMSGEFGSATEMVKAGRVTAPNALRLGLQTDCSLDINDLELNDARLYSCGSGTLNSSVSLQILELIERSTPADGTIELHCFLNMFKGYIPCNNKGIHIKWSTEDNTPLNGKRFRFENPSECFSKLIITKRLTDHHRKWKCQLTQNSTVKAAIMYTTTLQDGIEEVFAAAGESVSLSCSNTSSLLVGGRMKWAVGERTLTDDASPYKGQTEAYHVNKDSSLVISKVSAVHAGDYQCSESSGQQTVLNRIRLHTLDVSTEHGPADDNLTLTCVLTCTTECGKDLNLTWSGGSQNSWQSTLMNVNNTLINSLFLPVSPKNDELTCFVHREGEVTASKKWHTVNSLQTPAWVVLPLALLICITAGGLYIFMKRKHNKDAGNEQSSIGMTHVYEVIQDAHNEELHQQRKTKGAAATTTDSFYDLLQAVN